The proteins below come from a single Tenuifilum thalassicum genomic window:
- a CDS encoding Ppx/GppA phosphatase family protein, protein MTIAIIDMGTNTFNILVANTSGYVIHESKLPVKLGQGGFKQGQLTKQAMQRAFGAIDKHISTARRLGATKFFAFATSAVRDASNREFFANEVKSKFNIDVEIIDGKREAELIWKGVNAALNLGNTPTLVVDIGGGSNETIIANGTEIFWLQSFNLGVTRIAEQFPISDPIKPEELNTIEGFMLENIKPLLSQASIFNLQKLAGSSGAFDSFRKILASKNIIASTDRPWAEIPVSDYMELHRFFVTSTHNQRLALPGLDPIRVDLIVPASIFVNVLVQKLNIKKIIQSDYTLKEGFYEELRTRSNGQFGNTSRRNC, encoded by the coding sequence ATGACCATTGCTATCATAGACATGGGCACCAATACGTTTAATATATTGGTTGCCAACACTTCGGGTTATGTAATTCATGAAAGCAAACTTCCCGTAAAGCTAGGCCAAGGAGGTTTTAAGCAGGGTCAACTAACAAAGCAGGCAATGCAAAGGGCATTTGGTGCAATTGACAAGCACATCTCCACTGCAAGAAGGCTCGGCGCAACCAAGTTCTTTGCATTTGCCACTTCTGCCGTTCGCGATGCTTCAAATAGAGAATTCTTTGCAAATGAGGTGAAAAGTAAATTTAATATCGATGTTGAAATCATAGATGGCAAACGCGAGGCAGAACTTATTTGGAAAGGGGTTAATGCAGCCTTGAATCTAGGGAATACCCCCACCCTAGTGGTTGATATTGGAGGCGGCAGTAATGAGACAATCATTGCCAATGGGACGGAAATTTTCTGGCTGCAAAGCTTTAATCTTGGAGTAACCAGAATAGCAGAGCAGTTTCCAATTTCGGATCCTATCAAACCCGAGGAGCTAAACACGATTGAAGGGTTTATGCTTGAAAATATAAAACCGTTGCTTAGCCAGGCAAGCATATTTAACCTTCAAAAGCTAGCAGGAAGTTCAGGTGCTTTCGATTCTTTTAGAAAGATTTTAGCATCTAAAAATATTATAGCCTCAACCGATAGGCCGTGGGCTGAGATTCCCGTTAGCGATTATATGGAACTGCACAGGTTTTTTGTAACATCAACTCACAACCAGCGCCTTGCGCTTCCTGGTCTTGACCCCATTAGAGTTGACCTTATTGTTCCTGCCTCTATATTCGTAAACGTTTTGGTCCAAAAATTGAATATCAAAAAAATTATACAATCCGACTACACGCTAAAAGAGGGATTTTACGAAGAACTTAGAACAAGAAGCAATGGGCAATTTGGAAATACATCAAGACGAAACTGTTAG